The nucleotide sequence TGCACAAGATCGCCAAGCAATTCAGTATTTAGAAAACCGCTTATCTGGCGCAGCTGGTAACTTCTATATCAATGACAAACCAACTGGTGCGATGATTAACCAACAACCATTTGGTGGTTCTCGTGGATCTGGTACAAACGATAAAGCAGGTTCTGTCTTTAACATGATTCGTTGGACAAGCCCTCGCGTTATCAAAGAAAACTTTGCACCAACTACAGATGTTGCTTATCCATTTATGGATGAAGAATAATATAAATGCAAAAGAGGCTGAGCCATTTTGGCTCAGCCTCTTTTTTATGCATTTTACTCTATCTTCTATCTCCAGCATGAGCGGTTATCATCTCCTTTCCTAGACAAAACAAATGGATCAAAAGCTTTATATGATTGTTCTAGCATATAAGCTGTCCCTTATGCCAAATAACGGGGAGGCCAGCTTTTTATATGGCTATTGTTTTGTTTTTATTTTATCCTCCGTTCAAAAATATGGTTCACTGAATTAATCATTTTCTTGAATACTGGTTTTATTGTGATATATGAAGGGGCTGTCAGGCTGATCAGATTAAGCCATTAATGGACATGAGAAGGATATGATTAAGAAGTGGGATGATTCCATTTTTTCTAAATTATATAACAAAAGTATTGCATGTTTGTATGGAGGTTGAAATACTATAAGTAGACTATGAATTGGAGAATAGGAGAGGTGGAAATGAAAAATCGTTTTTATTTACCCATCGTCATGATCGTTCTACTGTTACTTGGTGCTGTCGGAAGCGCCTCAGCTTCTACTGTCACATATCATCCATCCCTTGTTCATAAGACGGGGAAGATGGCTTATGAACATACCAAATATTTAACCTACAAAATTGGCAGCCGTGTAGCCGGTACAGCAAAAGAAGCAGAGGCAAGGGATTATGTGGAGAGCCAATTTAAAAGAATGGGATATAATACGACTGTTCAACCGTTTTCTTACACGAGAAGAGGGGTGGAGTACCATTCATCCAATGTGATTGCTTATAAAAAAGGGAAGTCTAGTAAGGAAGTCATTGTAGGAGCCCATTACGATTCAGTTGCAGCCGGGAAAGGTTCGGATGACAATGCTTCTGGTATTGGTGTCATGCTGGAAACAGCTGAAGTATTAAAAAATATCAAGACCCCTTATTCCGTGAAATTCATTGCTTTCGGTGCAGAAGAGGCAGGATTGAAAGGTTCAACCTATTATGCTGGCCAAATGACAGAACAGGAGATTCATCATACAGTCGGAATGATTAATTTGGATAGTTTAGCTGTTGGTGATCATATGTATGTCTATGGCAACCTAGGGGATAAAGGCTTTATCCGCGACCAGGCTCTCAAAATCGCCGGAAAGAAAAAGCTGGATATTGGCACCAATCCGGGGGTAAACCCAGAGTATCCAGCAGGGACAACGGGAGATTGGAGTGACCATGCACCATTTAATGAACTGGGCATTCCGTATGCTTACTTTGAATCAACGAACTGGGAAATCGGAGACATGGATGGTTATACTCAAACTGTCAAGCATGGAGGTGTATGGCATACTTCAAATGACACGTTAGATTTCATTGAAAGAGAGTTTCCTGGAAGGGTAGAGGAACACCTAAAGACATTCAGTCAAGCTTTGACCGAGCTTGTAAAATTTTTCGGCGAGACAAGTACTGCGAAGTAAATATTAAACAATGAAAAAGCCAAGGGTGCGTAGACGGGGACTGACCCCTATTTTTGAGACAGGGGTCAAAACACCTTTAAGCAGCCAGCTGCCGATACTTGACCGGTGGCTGGTTGTTTAGTTTCGCTTGAATACGGATATGGTTATAATAGTGAATATAGTTTTCGACAGTTTGCACTACGATGGCCGTCGTAGTGCTTCTCAACTCGTCGAGATAGAACGTTTCAGACTTTAGCGAGGAATGAAACGATTCGATGGAGGCATTATCAGAGGGTGTCCCTTTCCGGGACATACTCATGGTAATGCCTTTTCCTTTGACTGCCTGTTGATAAGCATAAGATGTGTAAACAGATCCTTGGTCACTGTGCAAGATACACCCTTTGGGGAGAGGGGGCAGCTGGGTCAGCGTATGCAGCACGAAATCTGTGTTTTGGCAGCTTCCTATAGAATAGGCAATGATTTCGCCGTTAAATAAATCCTGGATACTTGAAAGATACAGCTGTTTCTGGCCAAAAGGCAAGTATGTAATATCTGTGACGAGCTTTTGAAGAGGCTGATTTGCCTGGAAATCTCCTTTTAACAGATTATCGGAAATATGACAGGGCTGTCCTGTTCGTTTGCGTTTCTTCACCTTTACCCGGCATTGCCAGCCATACTTTTGCATCACACGCTGTACCGCTTTATGGTTAATAGACATCTCTCGTTTTAATAAGGCTGTGATTTTACGATAACCGTATCGAAACTTATGATCCCGGCACAACGTGCCGATTTTTCGTTCAACAATCTGCCTGGATGTTTCTTCCCGGCTCCTGCTCTTCCAGCGATAATAAGTGGATCTAGCAATGCCAAGATGCCGGCATATTTCCCTGACGGGCATGCTGGTTTTGAGTTCTTTCACTAATTCTACGGCTGTTTCTGGGACCACTTCCTCTCCAATTCTTTGTACTTTTTTAGTACTTCAATCTGTTGTTTCAGATACCGATTTTCTGCCTTCAACTTCTCCGCTTCACTTTCATGCTCAGTCCCTTTTCCAAAGGAATACTGCTTGCCTACTGGCTGTTCAAATCGATGAAACTCTCCTGCTTTATACCATTTCATCCATGTTTTAAGTTGTGTCTTATTTCGAATGTTTAATTCCTTCAAGACTTCTTTAACCGGCACCCCAGACAATCTCATTTTTACAGCCTTCATTTTTACTTCCGCTGGATAACTGACTCTTGTACCCATAGAAAAACACCTCCAAGTTACTTTCGAGTATTCCATACCCGTTTTCAACTTAAAGGTGTTTTTTTATTTGTCTCACTTTATGGGGTCAGTCCCAGTCCCAGACTGCATCTCTTGGCTTTTTTTATTCTCTTTAGCAAGAAGTAATGGCCTCTGCTCTGATTTCTTGCCATTCCTTGCTCCTTTTAACTTGCTGAGGTAAAAGCGAATTTCTGTCATCTTTCTTGTTTTTAATGTTTATTCCTCTAGAAGGCGGTCTAAAGGAGTAGCAGACACAACGCGAGGAGGGTGCAAAATGCATAATGAACATGTTGTCAAGCAGATGGTGAATGAGACAAAGAAGCAAGAACAAGCGAAAGGGAACACGAAAGGAATCCAGTGGTGGCAGCTTTCGCTGATTGGCATCGGCTCGATTATCGGGGCGGGTTTTTTATTAGGGACGGGACTTACCATTAAGACGGCCGGCACTTCTATGATTTTTGCTTATCTTTTAGGAGGGATTATTGCGTTCCTGGCCTTCAGTGCTTTGGCGGAGATGTCAGTTCACGATCCTCAGGAAGGCTCATTCCGGACGTATGCCAAACTCGCTTTTGGGCATCGGATGGGATTTGTCAGCGGATGGATGTATTGGATTTCCGGTGTGCTGATTATGTCGAGTGAAGTGACAGCTTTGTCCATTTTCACTCAGTACTGGTTTCACGATGTTCCATTATGGGTTTTTGCGATTATTTATTCGGTGCTCGCCCTTGGAATCAATCTTTTAGGGATGAGCAACTTCGGAAAAGTCGAGACGGTATTTGCTGTGATTAAATTGTCCACTTTAGTGATTTTTATCTTGTTTGGCGTCTTGCTTCTTTTAGGGGTTATTTCCCCGGGGGCCGCCAAGATGCATGCAGGGTCTGTTTTTCATATGTCTAATATGTTTCCGCATGGCTTTACCGGCTGGTGGTCTTCTCTTATTTTTGCCCTATTTTCTTTTGGGGGAATTGCCGTCATTGGAGTGACTTCCACCGAGCTTAAGCATAAGGAAGATGTCAGTAAATCAGGGATTGCTTTAATCATCGCATTAGTATGTCTATATGTCTTTTCTCTCTTTATGGTTGTATCAATGGTTTCTTGGACGAAGATTGGCGAGGGAGAGAGTCCATTCGTAACAGCGTTATCAAACTTCCCGATTCCTTATTTGGGGACCATTTTTAATATCATTATTATTAGTGCGGCATTTTCAACGATGGTCGGGTCGCTGTTTTCTATTACAAAGGTTTTAATCTCCTTGTCAAAGGATGGGGATGCACCAAAGTCGTTGTCTCATATAACCGAAAAAGGAGTTCCTTTGCGAGCGCTGATCCTTGGAATATCCGGGCTGGCTGCGTCTGTTATTGTTTCTTTCTTTCTGCCGAGTACCGTGTATGAGTATCTAACCACCGCAGCAGGAGTAACGCTGATTTTGAATTGGTGTATCATTTTATCTTCCCAAATTAAACACCGGAAGACTTATATGACCAGGGAAGCTGTACACACTTTTAAAATGGCGGGGGCACCTTTTACCTCCTATACTGGAATTTTATTAATTGCCTTTGTTCTATGCGGCGCGCTTCTCCGAGCTAATGAGCGATATGGCCTATTTATCAGTCTGGGAATTGTTCTAATGATCTTCTTGGCTTCTGCTTTCTTTACAAAAGAGAGAAGGGGGTAAAAAGATGGGACTTGGAATGATGTTAATTAAACTTGCCAGTGGTTTTGTGGCTCTTGTGATTTGTATGAAGTGGACAGGTACAAAAGGAATCTCTAATTTGACTCCTATTGACTTTATCTGGAGTATTATGCTTTCGGAAATATTCGGAAACGGCCTTTATGATCCACAAGTGAAATGGTATGTCGTGTTGATCATGCTCCTGGCATGGTGTGCGATCAAATTACTGTTTGATAAAATTATGTTTCATACAGATAAGGTGGAAATTTTTATATCTGGAAAGGAAGTTTTAATTATTCGTGATGGAGAACTTGATCATAAGATGCTCGAAAAGAATTGCCTGGATTTGAGAGATTTAAAAGAAGCATTAAGAAAGCAAAGCATCTTTTCCATCAATGAAGTGGAACATGCATATTTAGAAAAGGATGGAAGTATAACAGTCAAAAAGAAAGCGGCATTTGAACCGGTTACAAAGGGCGATTTAAATATAAAGGTTAAATGATAGCTATTCGATTAACGTTGGTTTAAGGAAATAGAGAAAAGGGAAAAGCGCAGGACGGAAGAAAATAGATAGAAGGAGGAGTCTTTCATGGCTAATAACAATGAGAAAGATAAAATGACAGTCGAAGAGGCTGGCCGCAAAGGCGGAGAGACTACAGCCCGTAAACATGGCAAGGAATTTTACCAGGAAATTGGAGAAAAAGGCGGCGAAGCACGCGCTGAACAGCGTGAGAACGACGATGATAATAAATAAAATGAGGAAGCTGTTCTATTAGTCAGTAAACATGACTTTTAGAACAGCTTCTTTTTTCTATAGTAAACATCGTTCCTATGGGTTTGAATATATTTCCATAAAGGAAAAATAATCTTCAGAGAAAAGGTAAAAAAGCCAGGCGGACTACCTGGCCTTCAAAGTATGATAGTTAAGGAATAAGGGGGAAAAGCATTTTATGATCTTGTCTTGTTATAGGGGACAACAGAGATTATGCGGTACCGCAGCTTAGACAGACTCGTATTAATAAGTTGTTGTGATAGAGTGTATTGAGTAGGAAGCATTTAAAGAGGACTTAAATCCAAAGAGCAACGTCTATTAAACATGATCCTGGGGAGTGCTTGTGTTTCTGGCTTGCTAAATGACTTTTCGTGGGATATCTTGACAGTCAAAGAGAAGCACACATCAACACACTGATGACTTTCTCATCTATATAACCAATCATTCTCTCTTTCCTTATTTTCTAATATAATGATTCTGCGATGGATCTTATTCTACTAGTGCTATTCATAAGGGGATACAAAAGAGAGTAATAAAAACTTTATAAAATGTTAATTCTTACAAGAAGTGCAATGAGGACTTGCAACAGCAATTGAATATTTACAACTAGGTCAGTATCAGTTGTTGTAATTCTGACGCCTCTTGAGTTCTCAACGTATGTTTGCTGCCGATTTACTTGGCTTGATTTTAGTCTTCCTAATAAATCTTGTGTAATTCTTTCGGCTTTTTCACTATCCGCAATTGATATGCTGATAACTAATGCGATGGCAGCTTGGAGCGCTACTTGCACAGAGAGTGCAGCTTGTGTGTCAGTTGTTACAATCTCCACATCTGCCGAGTCAATGACGATAATCTGCTCAAAAGATTGTTGGATTGTTTCAATTGTCCCAGTTAAATCCTGATTCTCATTGCTTAATGGATGACTTGATGAGGGGTCTAACGCACTCCAACTTCTATGGCATCTTCTTTCAGTTAGATCCATACCCTGCACTTCAGGGGCTTCACCGGCCCATACCCTACTTTCCTTCATTCTTTATTTCTCCTTATCATTTTTTATTTTTCCTAATGACCTATTTCTCGACATTTTTTGTTAGATTCTCTACGTTCTTTTTTAAATCTTTTAAGAGATTTTGTAATTCTTTCTTTTCACGTGCACTTAGTTTTGGTTTGTTCATTTTTGCCCCATGCTTCTTAAACAATTCACCAATCAAAAGGTCCATACTGGTTCTTGTGATTGAATCCTGTTGTTTGCCAAATTTCCCTGCCACTTAAACCCCTCCTTAATCATTTATCTACTGTTAAGATATGTACGGTGGAGGACAGATGTATGGATGCTTGTACTGAGTTATTTGCCTTTTTCTACAGGGCACCGTGTATCGCTCATCTTTTGTTTTAAGCTGTTCGTAAATTTAGTCCATTACACAACGATAAGCAAAGTATTAATTATTCATGACAATGTCCACAAAATGAGAGACATGAGGCAGCATGTCGATTTCCTTTTTTCTTGTACAAAGATAGGTAGGCCGCTTAATATCAATATCTTTAACATAGACCCTTGCGACCTGTTTTTGCTGAATATAGTCGGCTACAGCGATGGAGGGAGCCAGCATGACGCCAAAACCCGCGGCAACTGTTCGGATCGATTCATTTAATCCATATAGCTGCATGCCGATCTTTGGCAGAGGGGTTTTATGAAGATTGCATAAGGCAAGCAACAAATCTTTAGTGGAGCTGCCTTTTTCCCTTAAAATAAATGGCTCATCCATTAACTTTTCAAATGAAATGGTTTCTTCAGCAAGATGGTGATGGGAGGGAACAATAAAACAATATTCCAAATCCATTAGGAATTGATAATCCAAATCGGGGTGATGCTTGCTTTCTTCAATAACGAAAGCTAGATCGGCTTTATAGTGGAGCAGCTGCTCGATGACTTGCTGTGTATTTTCTGTTTTTACATTAATCATGACAGATGGATACGTTTCTTTGTAATGACACAACCATTTAGGCAATAGGAAATTGGCCGGCACGTAGGAGGCGGCAATATTTAAGTCATCTACTCCTGAATCTTTTATTTGGTCTATCTTATTTTCTATGTCATTCTCCAGATCAAACAGTCTCTGTGCTTGTTTATAGAGAAACTCACCATTAGGTGTAAGGGTGATTCCTCTTCCTTTTGATTCAATTAGCGTAAATCCCATTTCTTTTTCTAAATTCCGAATTTGAATGGTAACAGCTGGCTGACTAATTCTAAGGATAGCTGCTGCTTTGGAAACACTTTTCAATTCAGCCACTTTTGTAAATAAGCGAAGTGCGTGTATATTCATCTTTAAATCCCTACCTATAAATATAATTTATAAAACAATATAAATTATATATTATATTTATTGTTTTTACTTTTGTATTCTTTATATAGAGGAATAAAAATCTACAGATTTCACAACAGATGACTAACAGGGAGTTATAAACATGAAAATTGTTGTACCAAAGCCTTTTATGTATAAGGCAAAGACAAGAGCTGTTCTTTTACTTCATGGTTTTACCGGCAATACGATTGATGTCAAAATGCTCGGAAGGTATTTGCAGGAATACGGTTACACTTGTCATGCTCCCTTATATAGAGGGCATGGAGCAGATCCAGATCGACTCATTCAAACAGGTCCTGAAGATTGGTGGAGAGATGCAGTAGATGGGTATGACCATCTGACTTCAGAGGGATATGAGGAAATCGCTGTTATTGGTATTTCATTGGGAGGAACCTTCGCTTTAAAATTGGCTTCTTTTTTAAAAGTGAAGGCGGTTGTCTCGATATGTGCCCCTGTCTTAGCAAAAGATATCGAGGGTTTATATAGACGTGTGAACGATTACGCAGAAGGATATAAAAAATTTGAAGGGAAAAGCGATGGACAAATACGAGTTGAAATGAAAGACTTCACTAACATGCCAGTGGCTTCTTTGCAGGACTTACAGCAACTTATTAGTCAGGTGAAAAATAGCTTAAAGGCGATTGCCTCTCCTGTTTTTGTTTTGCAGGGGAGATTGGATCATCCTGTCTATAGAGAAAGTGCGGATATTATCTTCAATACAGTGAATGTAGAAAATAAGCTTATTCGCTGGTATGAAGATTCGGGTCATATTATTACACTAGGGAAGGAACGCCAACAGGTGTATGAAGACGTCCGTATGTTTCTAGATTCCCTCGAATGGAAAAGACAGAGTGAATCTGATGATAACCATGAGTAAAGACAAACAGGCTGCCATGAACAAAGAGCATATCCAACAAGGCACGCCAGCCTTCAAAAAAGCTAATTTTGCATTATTTGCCGCTGGTTTTATTACGTTTGCCAACCTATATATTACCCAGCCGCTCTTGCCAATCTTCACGAAAGAGTTCCATGTCACACCAACAATGGCCAGCTTGTCTTTATCGTTAACTACACTTTCGCTGGCATTTGGTCTGCTTATTTTCGGTTCTCTTTCCGAGGCATGGGGACGAAAAAATATCATGTCCATTTGCATTGTCATAGCCTCTCTGTTAACTTTGGTCGTCGCATTTTCACCGTCTTTTAAGCTTCTTCTTATGCTGCGGATTATACAGGGGTTTGCTTTTGCTGGAATTCCTTCTATTGCTATGGCTTATTTAGGAGAAGAAATAGAGGGAAGAAGCTTAGGTGTGGCCATGGGTCTTTATATTAGTGGAAATTCCATCGGTGGACTTGCAGGAAGAGTGCTTATGGGAACGATAACTGATCTTGTTTCCTGGACAGCAGGTATGATTTTGCTAGGAAGCATCAGTCTAATTGCCTGTGTGTATTTTATGTGGGCGCTTCCGCCTTCCAAGCATTTTGTCTCACAGCCATTAGCTTTAAGGCCGCTGTTCCGGTCGCTCATGTCTCATTTGAAAGACCCGGTCTTGGTGTCATTGTTCTTGATCGCTTTTTTCTTGATGGGCAGTTTTGTAACTGTGTTTAATTATCTTGGTTTTAAGCTGACGGAACCGCCTTATTATTTAAGCATGACAATTATCGGCTGGATTTTTCTTGTTTATTTAGTAGGCACATTTAGTTCAACTTGGTTTGGCATACTTGCTGACAGGTATGGACGCCCTTTATTGATACTGACGGGCACAGTGCTTATGCTGTGCGGTGTGTTACTGACCTTGCCCATACCAATATTTTATAAACTGATTGGTATTGTGATATTTACATTCGGATTCTTTGGCGCCCATTCTGTTGCAAGCGGGCTAGTAAGCCGACATGCTACGCACGATATTGCTCAAGCCTCGTCCCTTTATTTATTTGCCTATTATTTAGGATCAAGTGTCGGTGGAGCAACAGGCGGTGTGTTTTGGTCGCTCTTTGGGTGGTCTGGAGTGACAAGCTTTACTATAGGATTATTAATCATCTCTCTTCTTTTAGTTCTAAGGGTAAAAAAACTATCTAAGGCCTGATAGGAAAAGGTATTGGGTAATAGAGAAAGAAGCTAATCCCTTCTCTATCCCCTTGTTAAAAGCCTCCTTTTTACTTATTACAGTTAACCGGATTTGGCTCGTCACCTTTGCTGGTAAATGATAGAATACAAGTGACAGAGGTTTAGAGGCAGGGGAGGTAAAGTGTGATGCAGGTTATTCGCACCTTGATTGTAGATGATCATGCTATCGTTAGAATGGGTGTAAAAATGCTTCTCGGAAAGCAGGGAAATATTGAAGTGGTGGGTGAAGCGGCTGATGGGCAAGAAGCTGTTGAGAAGGCGTTGTCTCTAAAGCCGGACCTCGTTATTATGGATCTCAGCATGCCTCCTGGCAAAAATGGTTTAGAAGCCACACGAGAATTAAAACAATCCCTTCCTGAAACCCAGGTTTTAATACTTACCATGCATGATGATGAGGATTATTTGTTTCAGGTGCTGCAAGCAGGCGCTTCAGGCTATATTTTGAAAAATGCACTTGATTCAGAATTGCTTACCGCCGTTAATGCCGTATGGGAAGGGCAAGCTTACTTGCATCCCTCTGCAGCTAAATCATTAGTGGAAGATTTTTTGAAACGAGTGAACTGCGGGGAAGATCTTTATACTTATAAATTGTTAAGCAACCGGGAAGAGGAAATACTCGTATTCATTGCAAAAGGCTACAGCAATAAAGAAATCGCTGAGATCTTATATATTAGTGTAAAAACGGTGGAGACTCATAAAAGCCGGATAATGGATAAGCTTGGCCTTCAAAAAAGACATGAACTAGTTGCCTATGCAATGAAAAAGGGGATGCTCAGTCTTGATCATCCCTTATAAACTATATAACGAACCAGAGAATATCAGGGAAAGCCCTGATATTTTTTTGTGTTTTCTGCCTTTATAATAAATAAAAAGTTATGAAAGGAAAGGATGAAGTATGGATAACAATATATTGGTCTATGCAGATAATGCCGAGCATGCACTAGAAGCTGTTAAGCGTGTTGTAAAGTGCGAGTCCGGCCCTTCCACAGCAACCATTACTTTTCTTTATATCCTTCCTGTTTCCGATCATCTGCAGGAAGTTTTTCAGGAGGGAGTGAAGCTTGCGGAGAAGCTTCATCACTACTCAGAATTTTTTCAGGAAGCAGGCAACTATCTCAACGAATTACAAATAAACCACAAGAAAATGGTTCGAATGGGGAACCCTTCTCAAGAAATCGCTTTAATCACCCAGTCGGATTGCTATGATTTGTTGGTTATTGCAAAGACTGCAAGTGAAGAGAGTGTAAAGTTAATTACACAAAAAGCAAAATGTCCTGTTTTCACTTTAAAGAACAACCATGAGCATTAATATTTTAACTGCTGTATAAAGTTTTGTAAGTGTCTGAAATGTTGCACGAGCTGGTTATAAGTGGATAAAGCTGTATCCCAATTTTCTGCTTTGGCCGCTTGTTCTATACCTTTGCTCAATTGGGTGAATTGCTCTGCATAAATGATAGCTGCAGAGCCTTTTAAATTATGCGCAGTTTTTACAGCCAAATCTTCTGAACGTTCCACAATCGATTGATGAAGGCGCTCCATTAAATCTGGAGTTGCTGATAAAAACATCTCCAGAAGCTCCTTTACCATGCTGCTGTCTCCGTAGCTTTTCTCCAGCCGATGGATAGCAATAGGGGCACTTTCCTGACCCTTACTAAGTACATCCACTTTTGTCTCCGGGAGAGGCGACTCGCTTTTCGGCATCCAATGCTCAAGGACTTCACGCAGCTTCTCAAGTTTGACCGGCTTGCTTAAA is from Bacillus sp. PK3_68 and encodes:
- a CDS encoding M20/M25/M40 family metallo-hydrolase gives rise to the protein MKNRFYLPIVMIVLLLLGAVGSASASTVTYHPSLVHKTGKMAYEHTKYLTYKIGSRVAGTAKEAEARDYVESQFKRMGYNTTVQPFSYTRRGVEYHSSNVIAYKKGKSSKEVIVGAHYDSVAAGKGSDDNASGIGVMLETAEVLKNIKTPYSVKFIAFGAEEAGLKGSTYYAGQMTEQEIHHTVGMINLDSLAVGDHMYVYGNLGDKGFIRDQALKIAGKKKLDIGTNPGVNPEYPAGTTGDWSDHAPFNELGIPYAYFESTNWEIGDMDGYTQTVKHGGVWHTSNDTLDFIEREFPGRVEEHLKTFSQALTELVKFFGETSTAK
- a CDS encoding IS3 family transposase (programmed frameshift), which codes for MGTRVSYPAEVKMKAVKMRLSGVPVKEVLKELNIRNKTQLKTWMKWYKAGEFHRFEQPVGKQYSFGKGTEHESEAEKLKAENRYLKQQIEVPKKVQRIGEEVVPETAVELVKELKTSMPVREICRHLGIARSTYYRWKSRSREETSRQIVERKIGTLCRDHKFRYGYRKITALLKREMSINHKAVQRVMQKYGWQCRVKVKKRKRTGQPCHISDNLLKGDFQANQPLQKLVTDITYLPFGQKQLYLSSIQDLFNGEIIAYSIGSCQNTDFVLHTLTQLPPLPKGCILHSDQGSVYTSYAYQQAVKGKGITMSMSRKGTPSDNASIESFHSSLKSETFYLDELRSTTTAIVVQTVENYIHYYNHIRIQAKLNNQPPVKYRQLAA
- a CDS encoding amino acid permease — encoded protein: MHNEHVVKQMVNETKKQEQAKGNTKGIQWWQLSLIGIGSIIGAGFLLGTGLTIKTAGTSMIFAYLLGGIIAFLAFSALAEMSVHDPQEGSFRTYAKLAFGHRMGFVSGWMYWISGVLIMSSEVTALSIFTQYWFHDVPLWVFAIIYSVLALGINLLGMSNFGKVETVFAVIKLSTLVIFILFGVLLLLGVISPGAAKMHAGSVFHMSNMFPHGFTGWWSSLIFALFSFGGIAVIGVTSTELKHKEDVSKSGIALIIALVCLYVFSLFMVVSMVSWTKIGEGESPFVTALSNFPIPYLGTIFNIIIISAAFSTMVGSLFSITKVLISLSKDGDAPKSLSHITEKGVPLRALILGISGLAASVIVSFFLPSTVYEYLTTAAGVTLILNWCIILSSQIKHRKTYMTREAVHTFKMAGAPFTSYTGILLIAFVLCGALLRANERYGLFISLGIVLMIFLASAFFTKERRG
- a CDS encoding YetF domain-containing protein, whose protein sequence is MGLGMMLIKLASGFVALVICMKWTGTKGISNLTPIDFIWSIMLSEIFGNGLYDPQVKWYVVLIMLLAWCAIKLLFDKIMFHTDKVEIFISGKEVLIIRDGELDHKMLEKNCLDLRDLKEALRKQSIFSINEVEHAYLEKDGSITVKKKAAFEPVTKGDLNIKVK
- a CDS encoding spore coat protein; the encoded protein is MDLTERRCHRSWSALDPSSSHPLSNENQDLTGTIETIQQSFEQIIVIDSADVEIVTTDTQAALSVQVALQAAIALVISISIADSEKAERITQDLLGRLKSSQVNRQQTYVENSRGVRITTTDTDLVVNIQLLLQVLIALLVRINIL
- a CDS encoding LysR family transcriptional regulator is translated as MNIHALRLFTKVAELKSVSKAAAILRISQPAVTIQIRNLEKEMGFTLIESKGRGITLTPNGEFLYKQAQRLFDLENDIENKIDQIKDSGVDDLNIAASYVPANFLLPKWLCHYKETYPSVMINVKTENTQQVIEQLLHYKADLAFVIEESKHHPDLDYQFLMDLEYCFIVPSHHHLAEETISFEKLMDEPFILREKGSSTKDLLLALCNLHKTPLPKIGMQLYGLNESIRTVAAGFGVMLAPSIAVADYIQQKQVARVYVKDIDIKRPTYLCTRKKEIDMLPHVSHFVDIVMNN
- a CDS encoding alpha/beta fold hydrolase is translated as MKIVVPKPFMYKAKTRAVLLLHGFTGNTIDVKMLGRYLQEYGYTCHAPLYRGHGADPDRLIQTGPEDWWRDAVDGYDHLTSEGYEEIAVIGISLGGTFALKLASFLKVKAVVSICAPVLAKDIEGLYRRVNDYAEGYKKFEGKSDGQIRVEMKDFTNMPVASLQDLQQLISQVKNSLKAIASPVFVLQGRLDHPVYRESADIIFNTVNVENKLIRWYEDSGHIITLGKERQQVYEDVRMFLDSLEWKRQSESDDNHE
- a CDS encoding MFS transporter, with product MITMSKDKQAAMNKEHIQQGTPAFKKANFALFAAGFITFANLYITQPLLPIFTKEFHVTPTMASLSLSLTTLSLAFGLLIFGSLSEAWGRKNIMSICIVIASLLTLVVAFSPSFKLLLMLRIIQGFAFAGIPSIAMAYLGEEIEGRSLGVAMGLYISGNSIGGLAGRVLMGTITDLVSWTAGMILLGSISLIACVYFMWALPPSKHFVSQPLALRPLFRSLMSHLKDPVLVSLFLIAFFLMGSFVTVFNYLGFKLTEPPYYLSMTIIGWIFLVYLVGTFSSTWFGILADRYGRPLLILTGTVLMLCGVLLTLPIPIFYKLIGIVIFTFGFFGAHSVASGLVSRHATHDIAQASSLYLFAYYLGSSVGGATGGVFWSLFGWSGVTSFTIGLLIISLLLVLRVKKLSKA
- a CDS encoding response regulator transcription factor, whose amino-acid sequence is MQVIRTLIVDDHAIVRMGVKMLLGKQGNIEVVGEAADGQEAVEKALSLKPDLVIMDLSMPPGKNGLEATRELKQSLPETQVLILTMHDDEDYLFQVLQAGASGYILKNALDSELLTAVNAVWEGQAYLHPSAAKSLVEDFLKRVNCGEDLYTYKLLSNREEEILVFIAKGYSNKEIAEILYISVKTVETHKSRIMDKLGLQKRHELVAYAMKKGMLSLDHPL
- a CDS encoding universal stress protein, with translation MDNNILVYADNAEHALEAVKRVVKCESGPSTATITFLYILPVSDHLQEVFQEGVKLAEKLHHYSEFFQEAGNYLNELQINHKKMVRMGNPSQEIALITQSDCYDLLVIAKTASEESVKLITQKAKCPVFTLKNNHEH